From Pseudomonadota bacterium, one genomic window encodes:
- a CDS encoding VOC family protein has protein sequence MFLQWVGQFHAIDIASQIMLKKVHHINFLVSDLEEASSRYRSIFGVEPGKIEFLPERGAKVVRFQLDNVWIILVQPTDPGGMPARHLASEGEGFFLMSFEVDDIESASALIKKQGGRILDKTPRHGLDDWKVVDIDPRDTFGVRLQLVESSESETGAHEL, from the coding sequence ATGTTTTTGCAGTGGGTCGGCCAATTCCACGCGATAGATATTGCGAGTCAGATCATGCTCAAGAAAGTACATCATATTAATTTTCTGGTGAGCGACCTTGAAGAAGCATCGTCGCGGTACCGGTCCATTTTCGGTGTAGAGCCGGGCAAGATCGAGTTTTTACCCGAGCGTGGGGCGAAGGTCGTTCGGTTCCAGCTCGATAATGTCTGGATAATCCTGGTCCAGCCAACGGATCCTGGCGGTATGCCTGCCCGGCATCTGGCCAGCGAAGGCGAGGGCTTTTTCCTGATGTCTTTTGAGGTTGACGATATAGAAAGTGCATCCGCCTTAATCAAAAAGCAAGGCGGCCGCATCCTGGACAAGACGCCCCGGCATGGCCTGGATGACTGGAAAGTTGTTGATATCGATCCACGCGATACCTTTGGTGTCCGCTTGCAACTGGTCGAGTCGAGCGAAAGCGAGACGGGGGCGCATGAACTGTAA
- a CDS encoding glycosyltransferase family 39 protein, with the protein MPSLQNDVSLIRRDLFFIVIAGLLLLASGMGLRDPWPPDEPRYALMARDMVLNNQWFFPVRAGEYYAQKPPFFMWCIAAFYWLTGSLRISFLLPSLTAGLVIMLTVYDLGRRIWNRETGIAAVILLLLTIQFPLQAKSAQIDALLVMWTTLALYGFARHMFLGPNWRMYYLGAAATGMAVITKGVGFLPWLLFVPYAYVVNRRWAGTPIPGGWRWALGPLIAIATLSAWLIPMLVLVAGSGDPALATYRDEVLWGQTVQRYFAIEGHNQPIWYYLLEVIPWLWMPMAALLPWLIPAWRERIRLRDSVIFCLLGWTLLVLVFFHFSSDKRGLYLFPLLPALALAAAPFLAKLVKQKNVRRMAALLTLIVTLASLSPVIYFKLLAAERGLELENIYLVRPWAPLITLGVAGFSIFLACRVRQAVTGFAIMMGVVWMVYSWWLGPLSNASQNGSDLMISAEEIVRPEQELGVVRYKEKFLLFATRPVTHFGYKTIPRTQELYNAVAWLDEKPDRILLLEQELWKSCFSESLAKQTLFASRRRWHLADSRSVLDDCRGHGDSSAAILYDPPYWPDHPENR; encoded by the coding sequence TTGCCCAGCCTGCAAAATGACGTCAGCCTGATTCGGCGCGATCTCTTCTTCATCGTCATAGCGGGGCTATTGCTACTGGCTTCGGGAATGGGGCTGCGCGATCCATGGCCACCCGATGAACCGCGGTATGCGTTGATGGCGCGTGACATGGTACTCAACAATCAGTGGTTCTTCCCGGTACGGGCCGGCGAATACTACGCGCAGAAGCCACCGTTTTTTATGTGGTGTATTGCGGCTTTCTACTGGCTTACCGGGTCTTTGCGCATCTCGTTTTTACTGCCTTCATTGACCGCCGGGCTGGTGATCATGCTGACCGTCTACGACCTTGGGCGGCGCATCTGGAACCGGGAAACCGGTATCGCCGCGGTCATCTTGTTGCTGCTGACGATTCAGTTTCCATTGCAGGCGAAATCGGCGCAAATCGACGCCTTGCTGGTCATGTGGACGACGCTTGCGCTGTACGGATTCGCACGGCATATGTTTCTCGGGCCGAACTGGCGGATGTATTACCTTGGCGCCGCGGCGACCGGAATGGCGGTTATCACCAAGGGCGTCGGCTTTTTGCCCTGGCTGCTTTTTGTTCCCTATGCCTATGTCGTGAATCGGCGCTGGGCGGGTACACCGATACCGGGCGGCTGGCGCTGGGCACTTGGACCCCTGATCGCGATCGCCACCCTCTCCGCCTGGCTTATACCGATGCTGGTCCTGGTTGCCGGCAGCGGCGATCCGGCGCTCGCTACCTATCGGGATGAGGTCCTTTGGGGTCAGACCGTGCAACGCTATTTCGCCATTGAGGGCCATAACCAGCCGATCTGGTATTACCTGCTCGAAGTTATTCCGTGGTTGTGGATGCCGATGGCGGCGTTGTTGCCGTGGCTGATCCCGGCATGGCGCGAGCGTATCCGGCTGCGTGACAGCGTCATCTTTTGCCTGCTGGGCTGGACGCTCCTGGTGCTGGTGTTTTTCCATTTCTCTTCAGACAAGCGCGGCCTCTATCTATTCCCGTTGTTGCCGGCGCTCGCCCTTGCCGCCGCGCCGTTCCTTGCCAAGCTGGTAAAGCAAAAAAACGTCAGGCGCATGGCCGCTTTGCTGACGCTTATAGTCACGCTCGCCAGCTTGAGCCCGGTTATCTATTTCAAGCTGCTTGCCGCAGAACGGGGTCTCGAACTCGAGAATATTTACCTGGTTCGGCCCTGGGCGCCGCTGATCACCCTGGGTGTCGCCGGTTTCAGTATTTTTCTGGCCTGTCGCGTACGCCAGGCGGTAACCGGGTTCGCAATCATGATGGGCGTGGTCTGGATGGTTTACAGCTGGTGGCTCGGACCGCTGAGCAATGCGTCGCAAAACGGCTCCGACCTGATGATCTCGGCCGAAGAGATCGTCAGGCCGGAGCAGGAATTAGGCGTGGTCCGCTACAAGGAGAAATTCCTGCTGTTTGCCACCCGCCCGGTCACCCATTTTGGTTACAAGACCATTCCCCGCACTCAGGAGCTTTATAACGCCGTCGCCTGGCTGGACGAAAAACCCGATCGGATCCTGTTGCTCGAACAGGAGTTGTGGAAAAGTTGTTTTAGCGAAAGCCTCGCAAAACAAACCCTGTTTGCCAGCCGCCGCCGCTGGCACCTTGCAGACAGCCGCTCGGTGCTGGACGATTGCCGCGGACATGGCGATTCATCAGCGGCAATTCTCTACGATCCGCCGTATTGGCCGGATCATCCTGAGAATCGCTGA